Proteins encoded in a region of the Cytobacillus pseudoceanisediminis genome:
- a CDS encoding bifunctional transcriptional activator/DNA repair enzyme AdaA, producing MAYEQIPEEYWNAIKDCDKSYDDLFLYGVKTTGIFCRPSCRSRVPNIGNVAIFQNAAQALAENFRPCKRCKPEGLSLPAEEWIKQIIVWIDQHYCAPITLHQLGDLFHGSPYHLQRVFKRVTGKSPTEYIQDIRLEKAVHMLEAGEQSIADVGASAGFPSTPYFISLFKKKLGTTPAAYRNKTREERKNEH from the coding sequence GTGGCTTATGAACAGATTCCGGAAGAATATTGGAACGCGATAAAGGATTGCGACAAATCCTATGATGATCTTTTTCTTTATGGTGTTAAAACGACAGGGATATTCTGCAGGCCATCGTGCCGGTCGAGAGTTCCGAATATCGGCAATGTCGCTATTTTTCAAAATGCCGCTCAAGCACTGGCGGAAAATTTCAGACCGTGCAAGCGCTGCAAACCGGAAGGGCTCAGCCTGCCTGCAGAAGAATGGATTAAGCAAATAATTGTGTGGATCGATCAGCATTATTGCGCCCCGATTACATTGCATCAATTGGGGGACCTGTTTCATGGTAGTCCATATCATCTGCAGAGGGTGTTCAAACGGGTCACCGGGAAGTCGCCCACAGAGTATATTCAGGATATCCGGCTTGAAAAAGCCGTTCATATGCTGGAGGCAGGTGAGCAATCGATAGCCGATGTCGGTGCATCAGCAGGATTCCCCAGCACCCCTTATTTTATCTCTTTATTTAAAAAGAAGCTGGGCACAACACCTGCAGCATATCGAAACAAAACAAGGGAGGAGCGGAAGAATGAACATTGA
- a CDS encoding Xaa-Pro dipeptidyl-peptidase translates to MKKKKLLRPAAVLAVISMTLSSLAYTPGNAAAKEKPVQTAQIEDVKSQPIYSYEEAIRETVYVESTLDSDENGKADRIAVDIIRPKETEEGLKVPVIMDASPYYESMGRGNESEVKDRDKDGINEKFPLFYDNYFVPRGYAVALPEMVGTNNSDGCPTTGGYEEIESIRVVIDWMNGRAKAWDQDNNEVKADWTTGNVGMIGKSYDGTLANGVAATGVEGLKTIVPIGAISSWYNYYRYEGLTYYNNGPGGLASRVASSSRKDVCKPVFDRLNAEADDPSGDYNEFWDERNYVKDVKNVKASVFAVHGLNDFNVKMNHLADWWLALSKEEVPRKLWLTQTGHVDPFDFRRAEWVDTLHRWFDYWLMDIENGIMDEPAVDIERGADNWETQSSWPDQNAANVKIRLAPGENDQTNGMLTTGPVKGNFQQSFTDNPTQTEQQMVTNETAVKSDRLAFLSPQLEEDVRLSGIPEISLRAKVNKEDSNLTVLIVDYGEDTRIHHEGPGEGVRTLNTESCWGESISTDDGCYKETEKTTHTAPYEVVTRGWFDPQNWKTIEKDDPLKVGKSYKFEWDVLPEDYVFKEGHRIGIIIAGSDRRRTIPSTTGATFEVKLGQSYISLPVVGGKKAVGF, encoded by the coding sequence ATGAAAAAGAAAAAACTTCTCAGACCTGCAGCTGTGTTAGCTGTCATTTCTATGACTCTATCATCACTTGCCTACACACCCGGAAATGCAGCAGCGAAAGAAAAACCGGTACAGACAGCACAAATTGAGGATGTAAAGTCTCAGCCAATCTATTCATATGAGGAGGCGATTCGTGAGACTGTGTATGTCGAATCCACACTTGATTCGGATGAAAACGGAAAAGCAGATAGGATTGCTGTGGATATCATCCGTCCGAAGGAAACAGAAGAAGGCCTGAAGGTTCCCGTAATCATGGATGCGAGTCCATATTATGAAAGCATGGGGCGTGGAAATGAAAGTGAAGTGAAAGACCGGGACAAGGATGGCATTAATGAGAAGTTTCCTCTATTTTATGATAATTATTTTGTTCCAAGAGGGTATGCAGTCGCTTTGCCAGAGATGGTTGGAACGAACAATTCGGATGGCTGCCCGACAACAGGCGGATATGAGGAAATTGAAAGCATCCGGGTCGTGATTGACTGGATGAATGGCAGGGCAAAAGCTTGGGATCAAGATAATAATGAAGTGAAAGCAGACTGGACAACCGGGAATGTCGGAATGATCGGAAAGTCCTATGATGGCACGCTGGCTAATGGGGTAGCGGCTACAGGCGTAGAAGGCTTAAAGACAATTGTTCCAATTGGAGCCATTAGCAGCTGGTACAATTATTACCGCTATGAGGGACTTACATATTACAACAACGGACCAGGAGGCTTGGCCAGCAGAGTTGCCAGCAGCTCCCGCAAAGATGTCTGTAAGCCCGTGTTCGATCGCTTGAATGCGGAAGCGGATGATCCATCAGGAGATTATAATGAGTTCTGGGATGAAAGAAATTACGTTAAGGACGTAAAAAATGTAAAAGCAAGTGTGTTTGCTGTCCATGGATTAAATGATTTCAATGTGAAAATGAATCACCTCGCGGATTGGTGGTTAGCCCTATCCAAAGAAGAGGTTCCGAGAAAACTTTGGCTCACCCAAACTGGCCATGTCGATCCATTTGACTTCCGCAGAGCAGAGTGGGTTGATACACTGCATCGCTGGTTCGACTACTGGCTGATGGATATCGAGAATGGCATTATGGACGAGCCTGCCGTTGATATTGAAAGAGGTGCGGATAATTGGGAAACCCAGTCCTCATGGCCGGATCAAAATGCGGCAAATGTTAAAATACGATTAGCGCCAGGCGAGAATGATCAGACAAATGGCATGCTGACCACAGGGCCTGTAAAGGGGAATTTTCAGCAATCCTTTACAGATAACCCAACACAAACCGAGCAGCAGATGGTAACCAATGAAACGGCTGTCAAAAGCGACCGCCTGGCATTTTTATCTCCACAGCTTGAAGAAGATGTCCGTTTGAGCGGCATACCTGAAATTTCACTTCGGGCAAAGGTCAATAAAGAAGACTCTAATTTGACAGTTCTCATTGTCGATTATGGAGAGGATACCCGCATTCATCATGAAGGCCCGGGAGAGGGAGTCCGAACTCTGAATACAGAAAGCTGTTGGGGAGAAAGTATTTCAACAGATGATGGATGTTACAAAGAAACAGAAAAAACCACTCACACAGCACCATATGAAGTCGTGACAAGAGGATGGTTTGATCCGCAGAACTGGAAAACGATTGAGAAGGATGACCCTTTAAAAGTAGGCAAGAGCTATAAGTTTGAATGGGATGTATTGCCTGAAGACTACGTATTTAAGGAAGGTCACCGAATCGGCATCATTATCGCTGGAAGCGATCGAAGACGTACGATTCCATCAACAACAGGGGCCACGTTTGAAGTAAAGCTTGGGCAAAGTTATATCAGCCTGCCTGTTGTGGGCGGAAAAAAGGCAGTTGGATTTTAA
- a CDS encoding YitT family protein has product MHVLYKSLILGMAASIQGIAMTFFLFPHFIPSGGAASLAVLFNYLLDTPYSVTLWVLNAGLLLAAAKWLGKSSVIWTLFCVSVTSVTIDSLTPYITEPLNSVLLDLLLGAVVFGAGVGILFRMGASSGGMDILALIISKARGSAPGRTLFYINGSLLLLTGVVVDWKVIVYAVICQMIGTRMIDLIYKVDIKILAEKYKIHY; this is encoded by the coding sequence ATGCATGTACTCTATAAATCTTTGATTTTGGGAATGGCCGCCAGCATCCAGGGGATCGCGATGACCTTTTTCTTGTTTCCGCATTTTATCCCGTCCGGCGGTGCGGCAAGTCTGGCGGTTTTATTCAATTATCTATTGGACACGCCCTATTCGGTGACATTGTGGGTTTTGAATGCGGGCCTGCTGCTGGCAGCGGCCAAATGGCTCGGGAAAAGCAGTGTGATTTGGACGCTGTTTTGTGTTTCGGTTACTTCGGTTACGATTGATTCTCTGACACCATACATAACGGAACCGCTGAATTCGGTTCTCCTGGATCTTTTGCTTGGAGCGGTAGTCTTTGGAGCAGGAGTCGGCATTTTATTCCGGATGGGCGCTTCGTCAGGAGGCATGGATATCCTCGCGTTAATCATTTCCAAAGCAAGGGGAAGTGCGCCGGGACGGACGTTATTTTACATAAATGGCAGTCTGCTTTTGCTTACAGGGGTTGTCGTGGACTGGAAGGTTATTGTTTATGCGGTGATCTGCCAGATGATTGGGACGCGGATGATTGATCTTATTTACAAGGTTGATATAAAAATCCTTGCGGAGAAATATAAAATTCATTACTAA